One part of the Chryseobacterium mulctrae genome encodes these proteins:
- a CDS encoding RNA polymerase sigma factor has translation MTQETFRNTVFILRDEMFRFAKRFVMSSDEAEDVVQDLMIKFWQKKDELEQFGNFKSYALKSVRNECLNRLKHHDVKLGFADMQLHRSELYSMEVNNLKEQIIGFINQLPEKQKAVIHLKDVEEYEVSEISEMLEMEENAVRVNLMRARQKVKEQISQLMSYEQRQISR, from the coding sequence ATGACCCAAGAAACTTTTAGGAATACGGTATTTATTCTCAGAGATGAGATGTTCCGTTTTGCAAAAAGGTTTGTCATGAGCAGCGATGAAGCCGAAGATGTAGTACAGGATCTTATGATTAAATTCTGGCAGAAGAAAGATGAACTGGAGCAGTTTGGAAATTTTAAATCCTATGCTTTGAAATCTGTAAGAAATGAATGTCTCAACCGATTGAAGCATCACGACGTAAAGTTAGGTTTCGCAGATATGCAGCTTCATCGTTCGGAGCTCTACAGTATGGAAGTCAATAATCTGAAAGAGCAGATCATAGGGTTTATCAACCAGCTTCCGGAGAAACAGAAAGCGGTGATTCACCTGAAAGATGTAGAAGAGTATGAAGTGTCGGAAATTTCCGAAATGTTGGAAATGGAAGAAAACGCAGTAAGAGTAAATCTGATGCGCGCAAGACAAAAAGTAAAAGAACAAATCTCACAATTGATGAGCTATGAGCAACGACAAATTTCAAGATAA
- a CDS encoding DUF4252 domain-containing protein, whose translation MKKIFFILTIFLTSFANYSAQTEKLDQFFQSFENKGGVTSIDIKKPMFDLLDRIDISDEYIGKIKPIMRDVDGLKLLVFSKITFPDHLKSENLGQIKMNEEKSERIAKLLNSLKLNELMSMKSDDVSMKFLAENAKDGILENLIFNVDSKDENVVFILNGKMKMDDVNKIINSTNTKVTSSKISLTNSFAAEDTSSYLSGENRNVGEFSKIDVSVGINVNYKQENATSLKVLADADKLKYVITEVENGVLKVYIDNKGVKNLKFKNLTVNVSSPKMNVIKTSSGATFTAINMVRENNLDIEATSGSIVKGKFNITENVNLDINSGSNLKADFITQNLVLNNSSGSSVTLEGIAKTAVLDVSSGASCKAEGLMINTAKAESTSGASLSLYVKDKLKVNASSGGSVRLKGNPDLESRIDKVSGGSLKQIN comes from the coding sequence ATGAAAAAGATATTTTTTATACTAACCATTTTTCTTACAAGTTTCGCAAATTATTCTGCGCAGACAGAAAAACTAGATCAATTTTTTCAATCTTTTGAAAATAAAGGTGGAGTAACTTCTATAGATATTAAAAAGCCGATGTTTGATCTTTTAGACCGTATCGACATCAGCGATGAATACATCGGGAAAATAAAACCGATTATGCGTGATGTTGATGGCTTAAAACTTTTGGTTTTTTCTAAAATAACATTTCCGGATCATTTAAAATCTGAGAATTTGGGACAGATAAAAATGAATGAAGAAAAAAGCGAAAGAATTGCAAAGCTTTTGAATAGTTTGAAACTTAATGAGTTGATGTCTATGAAAAGTGATGATGTTTCGATGAAATTTTTGGCAGAAAATGCGAAAGACGGTATTCTTGAAAACCTGATTTTCAATGTTGATTCTAAAGACGAGAACGTTGTTTTCATTCTTAACGGAAAAATGAAAATGGATGATGTTAATAAAATTATTAATTCAACCAACACAAAAGTTACTTCTTCAAAAATCTCTTTAACAAACAGTTTTGCCGCAGAAGACACCAGTTCTTATCTAAGTGGCGAAAACAGAAATGTTGGCGAATTTTCAAAAATCGATGTAAGTGTAGGAATTAATGTTAATTACAAACAGGAAAACGCTACAAGTCTAAAAGTATTGGCAGATGCAGATAAACTTAAATATGTCATTACAGAAGTAGAAAACGGAGTTTTGAAGGTTTATATTGACAATAAAGGAGTAAAGAATTTAAAATTTAAAAACCTTACGGTTAATGTTTCGTCTCCAAAAATGAATGTAATTAAAACTTCTTCAGGAGCAACTTTTACTGCCATTAATATGGTAAGAGAAAATAATCTGGATATTGAGGCTACATCGGGTTCTATTGTAAAAGGGAAATTTAATATTACCGAAAATGTAAATTTAGACATCAATTCAGGATCAAATCTTAAAGCGGATTTTATTACACAAAATTTAGTTTTGAATAATTCCAGCGGATCTAGTGTTACTTTAGAAGGAATCGCAAAAACTGCAGTTCTTGATGTAAGCAGCGGAGCTTCTTGTAAAGCTGAAGGATTAATGATCAATACTGCTAAAGCCGAGTCTACTTCGGGTGCAAGTCTTTCTTTATACGTTAAAGACAAATTAAAAGTAAACGCTTCTTCGGGTGGTTCTGTAAGATTAAAAGGAAATCCTGACTTAGAATCGCGAATTGATAAAGTTTCGGGAGGAAGCTTAAAACAAATCAACTAA
- a CDS encoding DUF4252 domain-containing protein encodes MKILKNIFLVCCSLFLLQSCIVSSKPNIDFFSKSKYDSEDAKFASFNVPLFLAKPYIKKALREEGESDAAIAMVKKVSKIKMMTVANGSEKMLKDYANYLKDNNYEDWATIKHDGNNVNIRVKQKGEMIDNMLITVNSKKDMVFLDVKGSFTADDISKMINIASDK; translated from the coding sequence ATGAAAATCTTAAAAAACATTTTTCTCGTTTGTTGCTCTTTATTCTTACTACAGTCTTGTATTGTTTCGAGCAAACCAAACATCGATTTTTTCTCAAAATCAAAATATGATTCCGAGGATGCAAAATTTGCCAGCTTCAATGTGCCCTTGTTTTTAGCGAAACCTTATATCAAAAAAGCTTTGAGAGAAGAAGGAGAAAGTGACGCCGCAATTGCAATGGTAAAGAAAGTTTCAAAAATAAAAATGATGACTGTTGCCAACGGAAGCGAAAAAATGTTGAAAGATTACGCCAATTATCTTAAAGACAATAATTACGAAGATTGGGCAACCATCAAACACGATGGTAATAATGTAAACATCAGAGTAAAACAAAAAGGTGAGATGATCGATAATATGCTGATTACCGTAAATTCAAAAAAAGATATGGTGTTTTTAGACGTTAAAGGCAGCTTTACGGCGGACGATATTTCTAAAATGATCAATATTGCATCAGATAAATAA